The following coding sequences are from one Oryzisolibacter sp. LB2S window:
- the phbB gene encoding acetoacetyl-CoA reductase, whose product MSQKVAYVTGGMGGIGTAICQRLHRDGMKVIAGCGPTRDYEKWLGEQKALGFTFHASVGNVGDWDSTVEAFSKAKAEHGNIDVLVNNAGITRDRMFVKMTREDWDAVIETNLNSMFNVTKQVVADMVDKGWGRIINISSVNGEKGQAGQTNYSAAKAGMHGFSMALAQELATKGVTVNTVSPGYIGTDMVKAIRPDVLEKIVGTVPVKRLGEPSEIASIVAWLASEEGGYATGADFSVNGGLHMH is encoded by the coding sequence ATGAGTCAGAAAGTCGCATATGTCACGGGAGGCATGGGTGGAATTGGCACCGCGATCTGCCAGCGCCTGCACCGCGATGGCATGAAGGTCATCGCCGGCTGCGGCCCCACGCGTGACTATGAGAAATGGCTGGGCGAACAGAAGGCATTGGGCTTCACCTTCCATGCATCGGTCGGCAACGTCGGGGACTGGGACTCGACTGTGGAGGCCTTTTCCAAGGCCAAGGCCGAGCACGGAAACATCGACGTTCTGGTGAACAACGCCGGCATCACGCGCGACCGCATGTTCGTGAAGATGACGCGCGAGGACTGGGATGCCGTGATCGAGACCAACCTCAACAGCATGTTCAACGTGACCAAGCAGGTCGTGGCCGACATGGTGGACAAGGGCTGGGGCCGCATCATCAACATCAGCAGCGTGAACGGTGAAAAGGGCCAGGCCGGCCAGACCAACTACTCGGCCGCCAAGGCCGGCATGCACGGCTTCTCGATGGCGCTGGCGCAGGAACTGGCGACCAAGGGCGTGACCGTGAACACCGTGAGCCCGGGCTACATCGGCACGGACATGGTCAAGGCCATCCGCCCCGACGTGCTCGAGAAGATCGTCGGCACCGTGCCTGTGAAGCGCCTGGGCGAACCCAGCGAGATCGCCTCCATCGTTGCCTGGCTTGCCTCGGAAGAGGGCGGCTATGCAACGGGTGCAGACTTCTCCGTCAACGGTGGCCTGCACATGCATTGA
- a CDS encoding ATP-binding cassette domain-containing protein, translated as MITLRNVTLRRGSKVLLDGVSASINPGEKIGLVGRNGAGKSTLFALLNGTLNEDGGDFFMPPQWRMAQVAQHMPETTQSATDFVLDGDTRLSHLREQLQKAEQSGDGMAIAQAHADLADAGAHDAPARAQALILGLGFQVAELDRPVNSFSGGWRMRLQLARALMCPSDLLLLDEPTNHLDLDALVWLEAWLKRYEGTLIVISHDREFLDAVTQATLHIDNARLTRYGGNYSQFEELRAQQLTLQQAAFERQQAKIAHLQKFIDRFKAKATKARQAQSRVKALERMERVAPVLASADFTFEFQEPANLPNPMLALTDASFGYRLEDDSVKTILSGVSQTVLAGQRIGILGANGQGKSTLVKTIARTMAPLAGKVTEGKGLAIGYFAQQELDVLREGDHPLAHMVRLARDCGVDAREQDLRNFLGSFNFSGDMVLQNVGSMSGGEKARLVLAMIVWQRPNLLLLDEPTNHLDLATREALAMALNEFEGTVMLVSHDRALLRSVCDEFWLVGRGRVGPFDGDLDDYQRYLLDESKRLREQSRAMAEAAAPTSATAVPAAPAIDAREQRRLDAQARQQLAEKTRPLKRELETIDRRLEHLSADKAQLEERLMQQLAPPEIAECGRRLKACTDEIETLEERWLEVSSALEALQG; from the coding sequence ATGATCACTCTCAGAAACGTCACCTTGCGCCGTGGCAGCAAGGTGCTGCTCGACGGCGTCAGCGCCAGCATCAACCCCGGTGAAAAAATAGGCCTCGTGGGCCGCAACGGCGCCGGCAAGTCCACCCTGTTCGCGCTCCTGAACGGCACGCTGAACGAGGACGGCGGCGACTTCTTCATGCCGCCGCAATGGCGCATGGCGCAGGTCGCCCAGCACATGCCCGAGACCACACAGTCCGCCACCGATTTTGTGCTCGATGGCGACACACGCCTGTCTCACCTGCGCGAGCAGCTACAAAAGGCGGAGCAATCCGGTGACGGCATGGCGATCGCCCAGGCCCATGCCGACCTGGCAGATGCCGGCGCCCACGACGCCCCGGCGCGCGCCCAGGCGCTGATCCTGGGCCTGGGCTTTCAGGTGGCCGAGCTCGATCGGCCCGTGAACAGCTTCTCCGGCGGCTGGCGCATGCGCCTGCAGCTCGCCCGCGCCCTCATGTGCCCGAGCGACCTGCTGCTGCTCGACGAGCCCACCAACCACCTGGACCTGGACGCGCTGGTCTGGCTCGAGGCCTGGCTCAAGCGCTACGAGGGCACGCTCATCGTCATCAGCCACGACCGCGAGTTCCTCGACGCCGTGACCCAGGCCACGCTGCACATCGACAACGCCCGGCTCACGCGCTACGGCGGCAACTACAGCCAGTTCGAGGAGCTGCGCGCCCAGCAGCTCACGCTGCAGCAGGCGGCGTTCGAGCGCCAGCAGGCAAAGATCGCCCACCTGCAGAAGTTCATCGACCGCTTCAAGGCCAAGGCGACCAAGGCGCGCCAGGCGCAAAGCCGCGTCAAGGCGCTCGAGCGCATGGAGCGCGTGGCGCCGGTGCTCGCCAGCGCGGACTTCACTTTTGAATTTCAGGAGCCCGCCAACCTGCCCAACCCCATGCTGGCCCTGACCGACGCGAGCTTCGGCTATCGGCTCGAGGACGACAGCGTCAAGACCATTCTGAGCGGCGTGAGCCAGACCGTGCTCGCCGGCCAGCGCATAGGCATCCTGGGGGCCAATGGCCAGGGCAAGTCCACGCTGGTCAAGACCATTGCACGCACCATGGCACCACTGGCCGGCAAGGTCACCGAGGGCAAGGGCCTGGCCATAGGCTACTTCGCCCAGCAGGAGCTCGATGTGCTGCGCGAGGGCGACCATCCGCTCGCCCACATGGTGCGCCTGGCGCGCGACTGCGGCGTGGACGCGCGCGAGCAGGATCTGCGCAACTTCCTCGGCAGCTTCAACTTCAGCGGCGACATGGTGCTGCAGAACGTGGGAAGCATGAGCGGCGGCGAGAAGGCGCGCCTGGTGCTGGCCATGATCGTCTGGCAGCGGCCCAACCTGCTGCTGCTCGACGAGCCCACCAACCACCTGGACCTGGCCACGCGCGAGGCCCTGGCCATGGCGCTCAACGAGTTCGAGGGCACGGTCATGCTGGTCAGCCACGACCGCGCGCTGCTGCGCTCTGTCTGCGACGAGTTCTGGCTCGTCGGGCGCGGCCGGGTCGGGCCGTTTGACGGCGACCTGGACGACTACCAGCGCTACCTGCTCGATGAATCCAAGCGCCTGCGCGAACAATCGCGCGCCATGGCCGAGGCTGCGGCCCCAACATCCGCCACAGCCGTACCTGCCGCTCCCGCCATCGACGCCCGCGAGCAGCGCCGCCTGGACGCCCAGGCGCGCCAGCAACTGGCCGAGAAGACCCGGCCCCTGAAGCGCGAACTCGAAACCATAGACCGGCGCCTGGAGCATCTGTCGGCAGACAAGGCGCAGCTCGAAGAGCGCCTGATGCAGCAGCTTGCACCGCCCGAGATCGCCGAATGCGGCCGGCGCCTCAAGGCCTGCACGGACGAGATCGAAACGCTGGAGGAGCGCTGGCTGGAGGTCTCCAGCGCGCTGGAGGCACTGCAAGGCTAG
- the prmB gene encoding 50S ribosomal protein L3 N(5)-glutamine methyltransferase, protein MTGSVHGDTVGALIASGAARLAEAGVAFGHGTSNAQDEAAWLVLWSLGLPLDSPLGDEPESIGNQAVTPASQVQVATLFEERIATRKPAAYLTHEAWLVGVPFYVDERAIVPRSFIAELLADGSIDDWLSDRTRQVLDLCTGNGSLACLAAMAWPEVQVTGADLSPDALAVARINVEKHGLQDRVRLLQSDGLAQTPGPWDLILCNPPYVNAHSMSELPPEYRAEPELALAGGADGMDFIRRLLQGAPACMSEDAVLVLEIGNERAHFEAAFAQLPVFWLPTSAGEDQVLLITRAALTDFFA, encoded by the coding sequence ATGACGGGCAGCGTGCACGGCGACACCGTGGGCGCGCTGATCGCCAGCGGCGCCGCACGCCTGGCAGAGGCCGGCGTGGCCTTCGGCCATGGCACGAGCAACGCGCAGGACGAGGCCGCCTGGCTCGTGCTCTGGAGCCTGGGCCTGCCGCTCGACAGCCCGCTGGGCGACGAGCCCGAATCCATAGGAAATCAGGCCGTAACGCCCGCCAGTCAAGTGCAGGTAGCTACTCTTTTTGAGGAGCGCATCGCCACGCGCAAGCCCGCCGCCTATCTGACGCACGAGGCCTGGCTGGTCGGCGTGCCGTTCTACGTGGACGAGCGCGCCATCGTGCCGCGCAGCTTCATCGCCGAGCTGCTGGCCGACGGCAGCATCGACGACTGGCTCAGCGACCGCACCAGGCAGGTGCTCGACCTGTGCACCGGCAACGGCTCGCTCGCCTGCCTGGCCGCCATGGCCTGGCCCGAGGTGCAGGTCACGGGCGCAGACCTCTCCCCGGACGCGCTCGCGGTGGCGCGCATCAACGTCGAAAAACACGGCCTGCAGGACCGCGTGCGGCTGCTGCAGTCCGACGGCCTGGCGCAGACACCCGGCCCCTGGGACCTGATCCTGTGCAACCCGCCATACGTGAACGCGCACAGCATGTCCGAGCTGCCCCCGGAATACCGCGCCGAGCCCGAGCTGGCCCTGGCCGGCGGAGCCGACGGCATGGACTTCATCCGCCGCCTGCTGCAAGGCGCCCCCGCCTGCATGAGCGAGGACGCCGTGCTGGTGCTTGAGATCGGCAACGAGCGCGCCCATTTCGAGGCCGCCTTTGCACAACTGCCCGTGTTCTGGCTGCCCACCAGCGCGGGCGAAGACCAGGTGCTGCTCATCACGCGCGCGGCCCTGACCGACTTTTTCGCATGA
- the dapE gene encoding succinyl-diaminopimelate desuccinylase, which produces MSPTLLLTEQLIARPSVTPEDAGCLDLLTERLAPLGFACERLDSGPPSFHVSNLWAKRPAAPNQQAQAATKTVVFAGHTDVVPTGPVEQWSSPPFVPTQRDGRLYGRGASDMKTSIAAFVVAVEEFLAATPAPAIDIAFLLTSDEEGPSVDGTKVVVERLRARGERLDWCIVGEPTAVKATGDMIKNGRRGTLSGRLTVRGVQGHIAYPQLARNPIHEAVPALAELAATVWDQGNAFFPPTSWQMSNIHAGTGATNVIPGQVVVDFNFRFSTESTAEGLQERVHALLERHGLDYELAWTLGGQPFLTQPGELVGAVQQAIAAETGLTTELSTTGGTSDGRFIAQICPQVVELGPPNDSIHKIDENIRLVDIEPLKNIYRRTLENLNAQAAA; this is translated from the coding sequence ATGTCCCCCACCCTGCTGCTGACCGAACAACTCATCGCCCGCCCCTCCGTCACGCCCGAGGACGCGGGCTGCCTGGACCTGCTGACCGAGCGCCTCGCCCCCCTGGGCTTTGCCTGCGAACGGCTGGACAGCGGGCCGCCCTCATTCCATGTCAGCAACCTGTGGGCAAAACGGCCTGCAGCGCCCAACCAGCAAGCGCAGGCAGCTACAAAAACAGTAGTTTTTGCGGGCCACACCGATGTCGTGCCCACCGGGCCCGTCGAGCAATGGAGCAGCCCACCTTTCGTGCCCACGCAGCGCGATGGGCGCCTCTATGGCCGCGGCGCGAGCGACATGAAGACCTCCATCGCCGCCTTCGTCGTGGCCGTGGAGGAATTCCTCGCCGCCACGCCGGCGCCGGCCATCGACATCGCCTTTCTGCTCACCAGCGACGAGGAAGGCCCCTCGGTGGACGGCACCAAGGTGGTGGTCGAGAGGCTGCGCGCGCGCGGCGAGCGCCTGGACTGGTGCATCGTGGGAGAGCCCACGGCCGTCAAGGCCACGGGCGACATGATCAAGAACGGCCGCCGCGGCACGCTCTCGGGCAGGCTCACCGTGCGTGGCGTGCAGGGCCACATCGCCTACCCGCAGCTCGCGCGCAACCCCATCCATGAGGCCGTGCCGGCGCTCGCCGAACTCGCCGCCACGGTCTGGGACCAGGGCAACGCCTTCTTCCCGCCCACGAGCTGGCAGATGAGCAACATCCACGCCGGCACAGGCGCGACCAACGTCATCCCGGGCCAGGTGGTCGTGGACTTCAACTTCCGCTTCAGCACCGAATCCACGGCCGAGGGCCTGCAGGAGCGCGTGCACGCCCTGCTCGAGCGCCACGGTCTCGACTACGAGCTGGCTTGGACGCTGGGCGGCCAGCCGTTTCTGACGCAGCCCGGCGAGCTCGTGGGCGCCGTGCAGCAGGCGATTGCGGCCGAGACGGGCCTGACAACCGAGCTCTCCACCACCGGCGGCACCAGCGACGGGCGCTTCATCGCCCAGATCTGCCCGCAGGTCGTGGAGCTGGGCCCGCCGAACGACAGCATCCACAAGATCGACGAGAACATCCGCCTGGTGGACATCGAGCCGCTCAAGAACATCTACCGGCGCACGCTCGAAAACCTCAACGCGCAGGCCGCGGCATGA
- a CDS encoding PilT/PilU family type 4a pilus ATPase, which translates to MSTMERILRLMGEKKASDVYLSANAPALIKINGECVPINSQLLPPDAPRSLLAEVVPPERIEELEETGELNMGVPLPGVGRFRISAMRQRGTYAVVIRFIAQDIPKLSTLSLPPVLSELIMEKRGLILVVGATGSGKSTTLAAMIDERNEAMTGHILTVEDPVEYQFKNKRSIVNQREIGGDTQSLQTALKNALRQAPDVILIGEIRDRETMSAAIAYAQSGHLCLATLHGNNSYHALNRILSFYPVEVRSTMLGDLASALKAIVSQRLVRTKTGQRVPAAEIMLNTKLVADLVAHGDFSGVREAMEKSMAEGSQTFEEALAQLILSDTIDRKEGMAYADSPTNLMWRLQNDFSLAARAAKAQQEANQPTEDDAPSFTEIVLDVKPA; encoded by the coding sequence ATGAGCACAATGGAGCGGATCTTGCGCCTCATGGGCGAGAAAAAGGCCTCCGACGTCTATCTGTCGGCCAACGCACCGGCGCTGATCAAGATCAACGGCGAATGCGTGCCCATCAACAGCCAGCTGCTCCCGCCCGATGCGCCACGCAGTCTGCTGGCCGAGGTCGTGCCGCCCGAGCGCATCGAGGAGCTCGAGGAGACGGGCGAGCTCAACATGGGCGTGCCCCTGCCGGGCGTGGGGCGCTTTCGTATCAGCGCCATGCGCCAGCGCGGCACCTACGCCGTCGTGATCCGCTTCATCGCGCAGGACATCCCCAAGCTGTCAACCCTGAGCCTGCCGCCCGTGCTCAGCGAGCTGATCATGGAAAAGCGCGGACTGATCCTGGTCGTCGGCGCCACGGGCTCGGGCAAGAGCACGACGCTCGCCGCCATGATCGACGAGCGCAACGAAGCCATGACCGGCCACATCCTCACCGTCGAGGATCCCGTCGAGTACCAGTTCAAGAACAAGCGCTCCATCGTCAACCAGCGCGAGATCGGCGGCGACACGCAGTCGCTGCAGACGGCGCTCAAGAACGCGCTGCGCCAGGCGCCCGACGTGATCCTGATCGGCGAGATTCGCGACCGCGAGACCATGTCCGCCGCCATCGCCTACGCGCAGTCGGGCCACCTGTGCCTGGCCACGCTGCACGGCAACAACAGCTACCACGCGCTCAACCGCATCCTGTCGTTCTACCCCGTCGAGGTGCGCTCCACCATGCTGGGCGACCTGGCCTCGGCACTCAAGGCCATCGTCTCGCAGCGCCTGGTGCGCACCAAGACCGGCCAGCGCGTCCCGGCGGCCGAGATCATGCTCAACACCAAGCTGGTCGCCGATCTGGTCGCACATGGCGATTTCTCCGGCGTGCGCGAGGCCATGGAAAAATCCATGGCCGAAGGCTCGCAGACCTTCGAGGAGGCGCTGGCCCAGCTCATCCTGAGCGACACCATAGACCGCAAGGAAGGCATGGCCTACGCCGACTCCCCCACCAACCTCATGTGGCGGCTGCAGAACGACTTCTCACTCGCCGCCCGCGCCGCCAAGGCACAGCAGGAGGCGAACCAGCCGACCGAGGACGACGCACCGTCGTTCACCGAGATCGTGCTCGACGTCAAGCCTGCCTGA
- the dapD gene encoding 2,3,4,5-tetrahydropyridine-2,6-dicarboxylate N-succinyltransferase → MSQQLQTLIDNAWDNRSGLSTASAPKEVLDAVEHVIAELNHGRLRVATREGVGRWTVHQWIKKAVLLSFRLKDNAVMRAGDLAFFDKVPTKFSDLTPDELAATGVRVVPPAVARRGSFIAKGAILMPSYVNIGAYVDEGTMVDTWATVGSCAQVGKNVHLSGGVGLGGVLEPLQAGPTIIEDNCFIGARSEIVEGVVVEENSVISMGVYIGQSTPIYDRATGETLYGRVPAGSVVVSGNLPKDGGRYSMYAAIIVKKVDAKTRSTTSLNDLLRD, encoded by the coding sequence ATGAGTCAACAACTTCAGACCCTGATCGACAACGCCTGGGACAACCGCTCTGGCCTCTCCACCGCCTCCGCCCCCAAGGAGGTGCTCGACGCCGTCGAGCATGTGATCGCCGAACTCAACCATGGCCGGCTGCGCGTGGCCACGCGCGAAGGCGTGGGCCGCTGGACCGTGCATCAGTGGATCAAGAAGGCCGTGCTGCTGTCCTTCCGCCTGAAGGACAACGCCGTCATGCGCGCTGGCGACCTGGCCTTCTTCGACAAGGTGCCGACCAAGTTCTCCGACCTCACGCCCGACGAGCTGGCCGCCACCGGCGTGCGCGTGGTGCCGCCCGCCGTGGCGCGCCGCGGCAGCTTCATCGCCAAGGGCGCGATCCTGATGCCCAGCTACGTGAACATCGGCGCCTATGTGGACGAGGGCACGATGGTGGACACCTGGGCCACCGTCGGCTCCTGCGCCCAGGTGGGCAAGAACGTGCACCTGTCGGGCGGCGTGGGCCTCGGAGGTGTGCTCGAGCCGCTGCAGGCCGGCCCCACGATCATCGAAGACAACTGCTTCATCGGCGCGCGCTCGGAGATCGTCGAGGGCGTGGTCGTCGAGGAGAACTCCGTCATCAGCATGGGCGTGTACATCGGCCAGAGCACGCCGATCTACGACCGTGCCACGGGCGAGACCCTCTACGGCCGCGTGCCCGCGGGCTCGGTGGTCGTCAGCGGCAACCTGCCCAAGGACGGCGGGCGCTACAGCATGTACGCCGCCATCATCGTCAAGAAGGTGGACGCCAAGACGCGTTCGACCACCAGCCTGAACGACCTGCTGCGCGACTGA
- the dapC gene encoding succinyldiaminopimelate transaminase, with protein MNPLLSLLQPYPFERLRQLFAGVTPSAQHRAISLGMGEPRHATPRFIQETLASNLAGLANYPSTAGEPRLREACAAWLQRRYGITVDAATQVLPINGSREALFAFAQTVLDPTRLGATVVCPNPFYQIYEGAALLAGATPYYAPSDPARNFAVDWDSVPEAVWQRTQLLFVCSPGNPTGAVMPLSEWERLFALSDRHGFVIASDECYSEIYFRDEPPLGGLEAAARLGRSDYRNLMAFTSLSKRSNVPGLRSGFVAGDAALIKAFLLYRTYHGSAMGPAVQAASIAAWGDEAHVQENRALYRDKFAKVTPMLAEVMDVRLPDAGFYLWAGLPEALAMSDAEFARELLAQYNVTVLPGSYLAREAGGANPGARRVRMALVAEAEECEEAARRIVQFIQSRT; from the coding sequence ATGAACCCCCTGCTTTCCCTATTGCAGCCCTACCCATTCGAGAGGCTGCGGCAACTCTTCGCGGGGGTGACCCCGTCTGCGCAACACCGTGCGATCAGCCTGGGCATGGGGGAGCCGCGGCATGCGACGCCGCGCTTCATTCAGGAGACTCTGGCTTCCAACCTGGCCGGCCTGGCCAATTACCCCTCGACGGCCGGCGAGCCGCGCCTGCGCGAGGCCTGCGCGGCCTGGCTGCAGCGGCGCTATGGCATCACCGTCGATGCCGCCACCCAGGTGCTGCCCATCAACGGCTCGCGCGAGGCGCTGTTCGCCTTCGCGCAGACGGTGCTGGATCCGACGCGGCTCGGCGCCACCGTGGTCTGCCCCAACCCGTTCTACCAAATCTACGAGGGCGCGGCGCTGCTGGCCGGCGCCACCCCGTACTACGCCCCCAGTGATCCGGCACGCAACTTCGCCGTGGACTGGGACAGCGTGCCCGAGGCCGTGTGGCAGCGCACGCAGCTGCTCTTTGTCTGCTCCCCGGGCAACCCCACGGGCGCCGTCATGCCTCTATCCGAGTGGGAGCGACTCTTCGCCCTGAGCGACCGCCATGGCTTCGTGATTGCCTCCGACGAGTGCTACAGCGAGATCTACTTCCGTGACGAGCCGCCGCTCGGCGGCCTGGAGGCCGCGGCCAGGCTGGGCCGCAGCGACTACCGCAACCTGATGGCCTTCACCAGCCTGTCCAAGCGCAGCAACGTACCCGGCCTGCGCAGCGGCTTCGTGGCGGGCGATGCCGCGCTCATCAAGGCCTTTCTGCTCTACCGCACCTACCACGGCAGCGCCATGGGCCCGGCCGTGCAGGCGGCCAGCATTGCCGCCTGGGGCGACGAGGCCCATGTGCAGGAAAACCGCGCGCTGTACCGTGACAAGTTTGCCAAGGTCACACCCATGCTGGCCGAGGTCATGGACGTGCGCCTGCCCGACGCGGGCTTCTACCTCTGGGCGGGGCTGCCCGAGGCCCTGGCCATGAGCGACGCCGAGTTCGCCCGCGAGCTGCTGGCTCAATACAATGTGACGGTGCTACCGGGCAGTTATCTGGCGCGCGAGGCGGGCGGCGCCAACCCTGGCGCCCGACGCGTGCGCATGGCCCTGGTGGCCGAGGCCGAGGAATGCGAAGAGGCAGCCCGGCGCATTGTGCAATTCATCCAATCCCGTACCTGA
- a CDS encoding methyl-accepting chemotaxis protein: MAGSIVWQPGIRLMRRLRFAHKLALLAGVAVLAQLVVAAMQGLGMQATWPACAAMVLLTAYLALSLQMSVSADLGRLGAAMDRVAQGDLCAQTGVAGADELGRMGRQLDEMVLMLSSMVADVRSNAALVAHAGQMLATDNGQLAERTDQQAASLEQTVASMAQLSSAVSSNAQAAEVADRRARDLRSAADSGTQAMARAVDSVQSIESDARRMGEIIQVIDGIAFQTNILALNAAVEAARAGEQGKGFAVVASEVRMLAHRSGEAAREIRGLIHTSMQQVQASAGLIRATGEGIHAMVDGIRGVATHMSEISHSASEQGNGLSEINQAVQQLDRITRSNALMVGEALRQAQALESRAQTLSRAVCNYRLQQGTAEEAQALVGRAAALHRAYPREVFLRTVSDPAQPYHDRDMYVFALDAAGAYKAFGGNPAKVGTRVQDIPGVAGEQLLQAIIAQAEHSPGWVEYDIVHPATGKVQTKMSFVQRVGDLYLGCGVYKTLAVA; the protein is encoded by the coding sequence ATGGCAGGTTCGATCGTTTGGCAGCCCGGCATTCGGCTCATGCGCCGGTTGCGTTTTGCGCACAAGCTGGCCCTGCTAGCGGGTGTCGCCGTACTGGCGCAGCTGGTGGTCGCGGCAATGCAGGGCCTTGGCATGCAAGCCACCTGGCCTGCTTGCGCGGCTATGGTGTTGCTGACGGCCTATCTGGCGCTTTCTCTGCAGATGAGCGTCAGCGCCGATCTGGGCCGCCTGGGTGCGGCCATGGATCGCGTCGCTCAGGGTGATCTGTGCGCCCAGACCGGGGTGGCCGGCGCGGACGAGCTGGGGCGCATGGGCCGGCAACTCGACGAGATGGTGCTGATGCTTTCGTCCATGGTGGCCGACGTGCGAAGCAATGCGGCGCTGGTGGCCCATGCCGGCCAGATGCTCGCCACGGACAATGGGCAGCTTGCCGAGCGCACCGACCAGCAGGCGGCGAGCCTGGAGCAGACGGTTGCCAGCATGGCGCAGCTGTCGTCGGCAGTGAGCAGCAATGCGCAGGCGGCCGAGGTCGCGGACCGGCGCGCACGTGACCTGCGATCGGCCGCCGACTCTGGAACGCAGGCCATGGCACGCGCGGTGGATTCGGTGCAGAGCATAGAGAGCGATGCGCGGCGCATGGGCGAGATCATCCAGGTCATCGACGGCATCGCGTTCCAGACCAATATCCTGGCGCTCAATGCTGCGGTGGAGGCGGCGCGCGCCGGTGAACAGGGCAAGGGTTTTGCCGTGGTCGCGTCCGAGGTGCGCATGCTCGCGCATCGATCCGGCGAGGCGGCCCGCGAGATCCGTGGCCTGATCCACACCTCCATGCAGCAGGTGCAGGCCAGCGCGGGCCTGATACGCGCCACGGGTGAGGGCATTCATGCGATGGTCGACGGCATTCGCGGCGTGGCCACGCACATGAGCGAGATATCGCACTCGGCAAGCGAGCAGGGCAACGGTCTGAGCGAGATCAATCAGGCGGTGCAACAGCTCGATCGGATCACGCGCAGCAATGCGCTGATGGTGGGCGAGGCGCTGCGCCAGGCGCAGGCCCTGGAAAGCCGCGCCCAGACGCTGTCACGCGCGGTCTGCAACTACCGGCTGCAGCAGGGCACGGCCGAGGAGGCGCAGGCCCTGGTCGGGCGCGCGGCGGCCTTGCACCGAGCCTATCCGCGCGAGGTGTTTCTGCGCACCGTGTCGGACCCGGCGCAGCCCTACCACGATCGCGACATGTACGTGTTTGCGCTCGATGCTGCGGGGGCCTACAAGGCCTTCGGTGGCAACCCCGCCAAGGTGGGAACACGCGTGCAGGACATTCCAGGCGTCGCGGGCGAGCAGCTGCTTCAGGCGATCATCGCGCAGGCCGAACATTCGCCAGGCTGGGTGGAATACGACATCGTCCATCCCGCCACCGGCAAGGTGCAGACAAAGATGTCGTTCGTGCAGCGCGTGGGCGACCTGTATCTGGGCTGCGGCGTCTACAAGACGCTGGCCGTGGCCTGA
- a CDS encoding RnfABCDGE type electron transport complex subunit B has protein sequence MTPPAEAPLLPLSPTEEQKALAARIEAALPQTQCTRCGYPDCASYAHAIARGEAEINQCPPGGAQGVARLAAITGRPERPLSAQHGQEAPRAVAVIDENWCIGCTLCIKACPTDAILGLNKRMHTVMAMHCTGCELCVPACPVDCIRMENVSGQATGWAAWSVLQAEQARARYQSRKMRLDLEQQEADVSPAPQADTLPGARDGQDSKQAAIAAALARARAQRGERG, from the coding sequence ATGACGCCCCCTGCCGAGGCCCCGCTGCTGCCGCTGTCACCGACAGAGGAGCAAAAGGCCTTGGCAGCACGCATCGAGGCGGCCCTGCCGCAGACGCAGTGCACGCGCTGTGGCTACCCGGACTGCGCCAGCTATGCGCATGCCATTGCCCGTGGCGAGGCGGAAATCAACCAATGCCCCCCCGGAGGGGCGCAGGGCGTGGCGCGGCTGGCGGCCATCACCGGCCGGCCCGAACGGCCTCTGAGCGCGCAGCATGGTCAGGAAGCGCCGCGGGCCGTCGCCGTCATTGACGAGAACTGGTGCATTGGCTGCACCCTGTGCATCAAGGCCTGCCCGACGGACGCCATTCTTGGCTTGAACAAGCGCATGCATACCGTCATGGCGATGCATTGCACGGGCTGCGAGTTGTGCGTCCCCGCATGCCCCGTGGACTGCATACGCATGGAGAACGTCAGCGGACAGGCCACCGGCTGGGCGGCCTGGTCCGTCCTGCAGGCCGAACAGGCCCGCGCGCGCTACCAATCGAGAAAGATGCGCCTCGATCTCGAACAGCAAGAGGCAGACGTCTCGCCCGCGCCGCAAGCGGACACACTGCCGGGCGCACGCGACGGCCAGGACAGCAAGCAGGCGGCCATTGCCGCCGCACTGGCACGCGCCCGTGCCCAGCGCGGCGAACGCGGCTGA